GAACGAGTGTGATTTTGCGGTTCAGCAACCAGCGCCGATCGAACTGCGTCGATGACGGCAACCATGTTCGTGTTGCCAAGCGGCAAACGCTTCTTTAGCTGGGCCACGGCCGGCTCGACCGATTTCCCGGAAGTGAACGATCCGGTCAAGTCGGTAGCGTGGACGTCGGCTGCGTAAACTCGCACCCGGTCGCCCGCACGCAACTTGCCTGCGATCGAACGCACCGCAGCGATCGAATCACTTCGATAGCTGCCGACTTGGCTGGCCGACGTGTCGACCAATAATACGACATCCGCCGGCGCCTTTTCGGCAGCCATCATCAGCGCGTCGTCAGCCGATGGCTGGACCGAAGCGGCGAAATACCCGCTGCCGTCGGTGACCCGGTAGGTCGCAATGCGAACCTGAGCCCCGTCGGTACCCGCGGATTGGACGGTGTCCGCAGACGCAGTGGCAACAGTAGATTGGGCAGCCAGTGAAGGCACCCAGATCACTCCGGCCATCGCCCAAGTGAATACGTTTCGTGCGACGTGTCGCAATCCCATGAGAAATTTCTCCATGTCGAGGCGGCCAAATGCCGGCCGTCGACAAACAAGCCGGTTGGTTGAACAAGTTGAATAGCAGTCCGAGAAGACTCAATGCACGAGTTTATTCTCGCTTCACCGCACTCGCTATGGAAAAAAGGTGCTTTCCAAAGCGCCGACGTCAGGTCGGTCCAGTTGTAGGTGTTGCAAAATGCAGCGATTGACGCAAGCTGCAACATTAAAACCGTACGATCGAGGCCAAAAGTGCTTCAAAAGACCTTAATACGCTATCAACGTGCCAAACGTGCTAGAAAAGAAAAGCTGAGTGCAGATTGCCAAATCCCCCCAAACGGCCAGCAAGGCTCCCGAAAAATCGGCAAACCACAATTGGGGTTTCGGGTAGGCAGATCGAAGTAGCGCCGGTTCCCACGGGCCAATCCGTTGATTCGAGCGGCCGGTGGCAACCGGCCCTACTCGAAAATCTCGCTGACTTCGGGCGTTTAGCTTGAGTGCTTGCCCTTGCCGGATCTCATCTTTCCGCCTTTGTGCTTCCCAGGGCTTGGCTTGCCGCTGCGGTGTTTTCCACCCGAGAAGTCTCGTCCGGTTCGGCCGCCCATATCGCGGCTGATATTCAGCTTCTTGCCCAACACCCAGGTGTTTTGCAACGTGTTGAAAATGTCATTGGGCATTCCTTCGGGCAAATCGACCGTTGTGAAATGATCCTGGATGCTGATCGGGCCAATGAATTCACTCTCGATACCGGCTTCGTTGGCGATCGCGCCGACCAAGTTGCCCGGCTTCACACCGTCAACACGGCCAACTTCGACTCGGAATCGTTGCATGCCAGGACGAACCGTTCCCACTCGGCGTGGTGGACGATCGTCGCCCGAATCACCGCTGTTTCGATCTCTACCCCGCTGGCGATCGCCGCCAAAGTCGCCATCATCAAAGTCACCACGCTTCGAACGCGGTTCGGCCTTCGGGCGATCCTTGACCAAGAACGGACGTCCGGCATTCAATTGATCGGCAAGCGCCGCAGCCACTTTTTCGATCGATGTACCGGTTTCTTCGACGAAGGTTGCAATCAACGATTCGTAGTAGGTCACATCGCGATCTGCCAGAGTGCGCGTGATCTTGGATTTGAAACTATCGATACGGCGATTGTTGATGTCATCGGTGGATGGCCAATCGCAGATTTTGATGACTTGGTTGGTCAACCGTTCAATCGAACGAAGCTTGCCACGCTGGGCCTGAGTCAAAAAGATGATCGCTTCGCCGCTGCGTCCGGCGCGACCGGTTCGGCCGATACGGTGCACGTACGATTCGTTGTCGTGCGGCAAATCAAAGTTGATCACGTGGCTGATCCGTGGCACGTCCAAACCGCGTGCGGCAACGTCAGTCGCGACAACGATGTCCAAGCGGCCGTTCTTCAGTTGATCTACGGTTCGCTCGCGAGCCCGCTGGGCCATGTCGCCGTTCAGAGCCGCGGCGTTGTAACCCATTTGCACCAACTTTTCGGCAACCACGGTCGTCGATTCTTTGGTTTTTGCAAAGATGATCACGCCATCGGTTTCTTCGCATTCAAGCAGCCGACGCATCAATTCGATCTTTTCGCGTGGCGACACATAAATCGCTCGCTGATTGATCGAATCCGCGGTCATGGTATTGGACTGAACGGTGACCGTTTTCGGATCACGAAGATGCTGTTCCGCGATTCGGCGAATCGGGTTTGGCATCGTGGCCGAGAACAACGCGACTTGCTTTTCAGCCGGGCATTGTTGCAAGACGAATTCAACGTCTTCCAAGAATCCCATGTTCAGCATTTCGTCGGCTTCGTCCAACACCAAGCAACGCAAATGTTCCAGCGACAGCGACCCGCGTTTCACATGGTCAATCACGCGTCCAGGCGTACCAACAACCACGGAAACACCACGACGCAGCAATCGCAACTGCGGCTCGTAATCTTGGCCTCCGTATATCGTCGCGATCGAAAAACCCTTCAAGTCACCTGCATAAGTCTCGAACGATTTGGCAACCTGAACCGCCAATTCTCGTGTCGGTGCTAACACCAACACTTGTGGCGACGGCGATTTAGATTTCAGCTTTGCCAAAATCGGCAACGCAAACGCAGCCGTCTTACCGGAGCCGGTTTGCGATTGAGCGACGACGTCGCGGCCAGCCAACATTGGCGGGATGACGGCGGCTTGGATTTCCGACGGCGTCGTGTATCCGGAACGCTGGATCGCTTCTTGAACGGACCGTGGCAAGTCCATCGCTGCAAACGTGTTCTCGGCTTCGACGTCAGCTTCGACGGCGGCTTCGTCATCATCCTGGTCCGACTCGTCGGCAACTGGCTCGCGAGTTTCGACTTTGGCAACAACCTTGACGATTTCTTCCGCGATGACAGCTTCTTCCGCGACAACCACAACAGATTTTTTAACGACGGCTACTTCGACCGCTTGATTGTCGTTTTTGCCGGCGGTGGCTTCGGCGAGCGCCGCTGCTTCGGCCGCCGCTGCAGCTTCAGCAGCTCGGCGTGCTTTTTTCTCTCGCTTTTTTTGTTTCTTTCGTTCCAACTTTGCATCGAAGTCGACGTCGGCAACCGGAGTCACTTGCGATCCGTCGGCACTGACGGTTTCATTCGCCGTGGTCTTCACCGAAACGGTTTCGACTTGGAGATCAGAGCCGACTTGGGAATCAGACGAGACAGTCACTGGTGGAGTAACGACCGCTGCATCTTCGGCAGAATGTTGTTTACTCGCTTCTTTCGAAACAAGGTTTTCGACGAGCGCTTTGGCAGCCGCGTTGCCGTATCGCACGGCGGGGCCTTTGGAGCGCAACACGATGCGTCGACCGCCGCGTGGAAAATAAGAGGGGGTTTCTGGTGTAGGCACGGGAGCTGACATGGAGGGCTTTGGAACAGGTTGGAGAGCGAGTCCGCAGCGTAGTCGGGGTCGTACCGAGACAGGAGGCGCCGAATCGAGGGGCGCAATGAGAAACGCGAGCGGTAGCCCCTTAAAATACGTCCTGGAACCACTTTTCACAACTCAAACACCATATTCCGATCCAATCCTAGCTGCCTTCCCCCCGCGACTATGCCGCCCAGACGAAGCCCAGCAACCATGCACGGTGCCACGACGCCCCCTTAAGAGAAATCCTGGCGAAAATGAACCCGGCGTTTTGATCTTCACTGGCAACCGGTCGTCTGCCCTATAATCGATTAACCCGCTAGGAGCTCAGCATGGATTTGAGACGACCACCGCAAGACACATCCTCTGAACCACCGTCGTCCAAAAGTTTTGTGGCGGCGCTGGCCGGTGCGATGTTGGTCGCTGGTGTCACCGCAAAGCTGACGTTTCCGACTTCGCCGACCGGCCCCGAAACGGCTCCCGCCATTCCCACATCACCATCCGATCAAATCATTGATTCCGGACCGCAACCGGTTCCGATATCAGCAGCCCAAGAACGCGAGATCGAGCGAGCCAGTTTTTATGACCAGCACGTCGAACCGCAAATTGTCGCGACCGACGCACTGAATCGAAAAGCGGCCGATCGCTGCATCCAACGAATCGAACGATTGATCGGCGGCTATCAAGCGAACGTGCAGCCGTTCGTTGAAGATCTGACTAGCATTTCAACTCGAATGTCGATCATCTCGCAAATGCCAGGCGGGTGGTGGTACAACGACGACCGTGTCAGCGATTCGATCAGTTTGAAATTCCAAACGCATTTGTTCTCCGAAGAATCGCTGACCAACGACATCGTCGGAATCCTGTCGAACTTTCGCAGCGAAGTCGACGCGAATCAAAAACGAATGCTGACGTCGGTCCAAGCCTCGCTAACATCGGCCGACTTGCCAGACGTTGACTTGGATTCGTACCGACCGTTCTTTGAAAAAGTCGCTGCCGATCTGCAAGACTACTCGGCTCGCCAAGGTGCCAACAGTGTCTCCAACGGAGTCACCACGATCCTGGTCAGCGAAGCGGGTAGTTACGTTGCCGTTTCGTTGATTGGCGGACTGCTGGGCCGGATGGCGGCCACCGGCGCCGTCACGGCTGCGGCCGGCGCCGGAGCCACAGCCACTGGTGGTGCCGCTGGTGCGGGTGGCGGCAGCATCGTTGGACCGGCCGGAACCGTCGTCGGACTGGTCGTCGGACTCGGTGTCGGCATGGCGATCGATTGGTACATGACCGATCAATTTCAAATCGAACTGGCGGCACAAATGAGCGGCTACCTGGA
The DNA window shown above is from Rubripirellula reticaptiva and carries:
- a CDS encoding DEAD/DEAH box helicase, which gives rise to MLRSKGPAVRYGNAAAKALVENLVSKEASKQHSAEDAAVVTPPVTVSSDSQVGSDLQVETVSVKTTANETVSADGSQVTPVADVDFDAKLERKKQKKREKKARRAAEAAAAAEAAALAEATAGKNDNQAVEVAVVKKSVVVVAEEAVIAEEIVKVVAKVETREPVADESDQDDDEAAVEADVEAENTFAAMDLPRSVQEAIQRSGYTTPSEIQAAVIPPMLAGRDVVAQSQTGSGKTAAFALPILAKLKSKSPSPQVLVLAPTRELAVQVAKSFETYAGDLKGFSIATIYGGQDYEPQLRLLRRGVSVVVGTPGRVIDHVKRGSLSLEHLRCLVLDEADEMLNMGFLEDVEFVLQQCPAEKQVALFSATMPNPIRRIAEQHLRDPKTVTVQSNTMTADSINQRAIYVSPREKIELMRRLLECEETDGVIIFAKTKESTTVVAEKLVQMGYNAAALNGDMAQRARERTVDQLKNGRLDIVVATDVAARGLDVPRISHVINFDLPHDNESYVHRIGRTGRAGRSGEAIIFLTQAQRGKLRSIERLTNQVIKICDWPSTDDINNRRIDSFKSKITRTLADRDVTYYESLIATFVEETGTSIEKVAAALADQLNAGRPFLVKDRPKAEPRSKRGDFDDGDFGGDRQRGRDRNSGDSGDDRPPRRVGTVRPGMQRFRVEVGRVDGVKPGNLVGAIANEAGIESEFIGPISIQDHFTTVDLPEGMPNDIFNTLQNTWVLGKKLNISRDMGGRTGRDFSGGKHRSGKPSPGKHKGGKMRSGKGKHSS